One Oncorhynchus masou masou isolate Uvic2021 chromosome 18, UVic_Omas_1.1, whole genome shotgun sequence DNA window includes the following coding sequences:
- the LOC135505099 gene encoding prolyl 4-hydroxylase subunit alpha-1-like, with protein MALRGVCCVLLTCLFYTSSADKDFFTSIGQMTDLLYTEKDLVTSLKDYIRAEEDKLEQVKKWAEKLDVLSATATQDPEGFLGHPVNAFKLMKRLNTEWGELESLVLKDMSDGFISNLTIQRQYFPNDDDQTGAAKALMRLQDTYRLDTHTISSGELPGTNKDVAMNPMTVEDCFELGKIAYSDADYYHTELWMEQALKQLDGGEESSVDMVTILDYLSYSIYQQGELERALDYTKRLLKLDSAHQRANGNLKYFEYQLAKQNKVEAEEGQKEKEKREREKREASDKKGRPADYLPERRKYEQLCRGEGIKMTPRRQSRMFCRYSDNNHHPLYVLGPVKQEDEWDRPRIIRYHDILSNSEIEKVKELAKPRLRRATISNPITGVLETAHYRISKSAWLTAYEDPVVDKINQRIEDITGLNVKTAEELQVANYGVGGQYEPHFDFGRKDEPDAFKELGTGNRIATWLIYMSDVPSGGATVFTDVGAAVLPKKGSAVFWYNLFASGEGDYSTRHAACPVLVGNKWVSNKWMHERGQEFRRRCTLNESE; from the exons ATGGCGTTGAGGGGAGTCTGTTGTGTGTTGTTGACCTGTCTATTCTACACATCCTCTGCTGACAAAGATTTCTTCACTTCCATCG GTCAGATGACCGATCTGCTGTACACAGAGAAGGACCTGGTCACCTCTCTAAAGGATTACATCAGAGCTGAGGAGGACAAACTAGAGCAGGTCAAAAA GTGGGCTGAGAAGCTGGATGTGTTGTCGGCCACAGCCACTCAGGACCCAGAAGGCTTCCTGGGCCACCCGGTCAACGCCTTCAAGCTGATGAAGAGGCTTAACACAGAGTGGGGAGAGCTGGAGAGCCTGGTTCTCAAGGACATGTCTGATG GGTTCATCTCTAACCTGACCATCCAGAGACAGTACTTCCCCAATGATGACGACCAGACGGGGGCAGCCAAGGCCCTGATGAGGCTTCAGGACACCTACCGGCTGGACACGCACACCATATCCTCAGGAGAGCTTCCTG GAACCAATAAGGATGTCGCTATGAACCCTATGACAGTGGAGGACTGCTTTGAGCTGGGGAAGATCGCCTACTCTGATGCCGACTACTACCACACAGAGCTGTGGATGGAGCAGGCCCTGAAACAGCTGGACGGGGGAGAGGAGTCCAGCGTGGACATGGTAACCATCCTGGACTACCTCAGCTACTCCATCTACCAGcagggggagctagagagagcCTTGGACTACACCAAGAGACTACTCAAATTGG ACTCTGCCCACCAGCGAGCCAACGGCAACCTGAAGTACTTTGAGTACCAGCTGGCCAAGCAGAACAAGGTGGAGGCGGAGGAGGGCCAGaaggaaaaggagaagagagagagggagaagagagaggcatCTGACAAGAAGGGACGACCTGCAGACTACCTGCCTGAGAGGAGGAAATATGAACAGCTGTGTCGCGGCGAAGGCATCAAGATG ACCCCTCGTCGCCAGAGTCGTATGTTCTGTCGTTACTCTGACAACAACCACCACCCCCTGTACGTGCTGGGTCCTGTCAAGCAGGAGGACGAGTGGGACCGCCCACGCATCATCCGTTACCATGACATCCTCTCCAATAGCGAGATCGAGAAGGTTAAAGAGCTGGCCAAACCCAGG CTGCGCCGGGCCACCATCTCCAACCCCATTACTGGTGTGCTGGAGACCGCCCACTATCGCATCAGCAAGAG TGCATGGCTAACCGCCTACGAAGATCCAGTAGTGGACAAGATAAACCAGCGCATTGAGGACATCACCGGCTTGAATGTCAAGACTGCAGAGGAGCTACAG GTGGCAAATTACGGCGTGGGCGGGCAATACGAGCCCCACTTTGACTTTGGACGG AAAGATGAACCGGATGCATTTAAGGAGCTGGGCACCGGGAACCGCATCGCCACCTGGCTCATTTAC ATGAGCGACGTACCTTCAGGGGGAGCCACTGTCTTTACTGATGTGGGAGCTGCAGTGTTGCCCAAAAAG GGAAGTGCAGTGTTCTGGTATAACCTGTTTGCCAGTGGAGAGGGTGACTACAGCACGCGGCACGCAGCCTGCCCTGTCCTAGTGGGCAACAAGTGGG TGTCTAACAAGTGGATGCACGAGCGAGGCCAGGAGTTCAGAAGGCGTTGCACTCTGAACGAGTCAGAATGA
- the c18h10orf88 gene encoding ATPase PAAT, which translates to MASIDVSTSKDGSVNGHTSWACKSQECQLSDILLPVQSSINTDISQIDRDTPNGCVPVLLEQVEQGSPCVITLCCAPHCPALITSLLVTSEARTIEVYSQAGDYCGTSRGETDPNTQPDSAERGPFYRKHFILESPAASCEVKLLSLGGRGSVAVARVVLGLQTLTPVDCSLSLGPSIDMLRVQSMVDEMGASLSPGAQSLMNMVQFQQKNKADSLSGFLPLLVSSGALSALARVTNGPSSAPADIQHPSVNTSLQPDEMSDSASSEPWPQSRAACDTHTGLADMMSPFLNGQPGGRRPCISPDLLPMLQSVCGQVTQLRIEDASKTSNGPRQEHACCRVLEQVLERCLGEMERRLMEHMDQRLDAMQLRLETALLQTLALPLNHLKTTAPTPDQPQALH; encoded by the exons ATGGCCAGTATTGACGTGAGTACAAGCAAAGATGGATCTGTCAACGGGCACACGTCATGGGCTTGCAAATCACAGGAGTGCCAACTCTCTGACATCCTTCTCCCAGTACAGTCAAGTATCAACACTGACATCAGTCAGATCGACAGAGACACACCAAACGG GTGTGTTCCAGTGCTCCTGGAGCAGGTTGAGCAGGGGTCTCCGTGTGTCATCACCCTGTGCTGTGCACCCCACTGCCCTGCCCTCATCACCAGCCTGCTGGTGACCAGCGAGGCCCGCACAATCGAGGTCTACTCCCAGGCTGGGGACTACTGTGGCACCAGTCGCGGGGAAACAGACCCCAACACACAGCCTGACAG TGCAGAGAGGGGACCCTTCTACAGGAAACACTTCATATTGGAGTCCCCTGCCGCATCATGTGAGGTGAAG ctGCTGTCTCTTGGTGGGCGAGGGAGCGTGGCTGTGGCTCGGGTCGTGTTGGGCCTACAGACACTGACACCTGTGGACTGCTCTCTGAGCCTGGGGCCCAGCATCGACATGCTCCGTGTGCAGTCTATGGTGGACGAGATGGGCGCCAGCCTCTCACCGGGTGCCCAGAGCCTCATGAACATGGTCCAGTTTCAGCAGAAG AACAAAGCTGACTCACTGAGTGGGTTTCTGCCCCTCCTCGTGAGCAGTGGGGCTCTCTCTGCTCTTGCTAGAGTAACTAACGGACCCTCTTCAGCTCCAGCTGACATCCAACACCCCTCAGTCAACACTAGCCTCCAGCCAGATGAGAtgtctgactctgcctcctcagaACCATGGCCCCAGTCTCGTGCAGCCTGCGATACTCACACCGGCCTGGCAGACATGATGTCACCCTTTCTTAACGGCCAGCCAGGAGGACGGAGGCCATGCATCAGCCCTGACTTGCTCCCTATGCTGCAGAGTGTGTGTGGGCAGGTGACGCAGCTCCGCATCGAGGATGCCTCAAAGACATCCAACGGCCCGCG GCAGGAGCATGCATGCTGCAGAGTGCTGGAGCAGGTCCTGGAGAGATGTCTGGGCGAGatggagaggaggctgatggaaCACATGGACCAGCGACTGGATGCCATGCAGTTGCGCCTGGAAACGGCCTTACTGCAGACCCTGGCCCTTCCCCTTAACCACCTCAAGACCACAGCACCCACGCCTGACCAGCCTCAGGCCCTGCACTAA